The DNA region GTCTCAAGAATGAGTGATCCAAAAATGATAAAAAGCATCATGAATGCAGTTAAAATTCCAGTTATGGCAAAATGTAGAATTGGTCATATCGTTGAAGCAAGAATATTGGAAAGTATAGGGATTGATTTTATAGATGAGAGTGAAGTTTTAAGCCCAGCTGATAATGTATATCATGTAAATAAGCGTGAGTTTAAAACACCTTTTGTTTGCGGTGCTAGAAATTTAGGTGAAGCACTTAGGAGAATTAGCGAAGGTGCGATGATGATAAGAACAAAAGGAGAAGCTGGAACTGGAGATGTGGTTCAAGCAGTAACACATATGAGATCAATAATGAGTGATATAAGACGCATTTCAAATTTAAACAAAGATGAACTTTTTAACGAGGCAAAAAACTTAGGAGTTAGCTATGAAATGCTTTTATATGTGCATGAAAATGGCTCACTTCCAGTTGCAAATTTTAGTGCAGGTGGCGTTGCAACACCAGCAGATGCAGCTTTAATGAGAGTTTTGGGTGCACAAGGCGTTTTTGTAGGAAGTGGAATTTTTAAGTCAGGAAATCCTGAAAAAAGAGCAAAAGCTATCGTAAAAGCAGCAAAAAATTATGACAATCCTGACATTATTGCAGAAGTTAGCCAAGATTTGGGCGAAGCAATGGTTGGCATAAACGAAGATGAGATAAAAATCATAATGGCAAATAGAGGAATATAATTAATTTTAATCTATTTTAAAAGCTTTGTAAGGTATAATTTAATTATTCTACAAAAGGGCTTTTAAATGCAAAAAGATGATTTTTTACAAAAATGTAAAGATGAGTATAAATTTAATACTCATCAGCTAAGAGAAGTTGAGCTCGGATTTGAAAACTCTCTTAGTTTTGATAAGATAGAATTTTATGCAAAAACAAAATTTAATTCTCATCAAATGGCTGAGATAAGAAAAGGTTTTGAAAACTCTCTTAGTTTTGATGAGATTTGCAAGTATGCTAAAAACGAGTACAACTCAAATCAAATGTATATTTTAAGAAAAGCTATATTATCAAATTTTAACCTTGATGAAATTTATCCACTAATTGATAAAACTAAATTTGGTTGGCATCAGATGAGTGAGATAAAAGAGGGGTTTAAAGATAAACTCTCTTTAAAAAAAATAAATTTATTTGCAAAAAGTGAGTTTGGAAATTTAAGAATGGCCGAAATAAGAGATGGTTTTAATCATGGATTAAGCTATGAAAAAGTTAGTTTTTATGCAAAAAAAGAATTTAGTCAAAAACAAATGCAAAATATTAAAAATCTTTTGTTAAACGGTGTAAAAAAATCTGAAATAGAAAAACTTATCCTAGAAAAAGAAAAAATCAAAAATAAGCCTACTAAGAAAAAAAATTCATTGATAGATTTAAATTTTAGCTTCAAAGCACCTTTTAAAATAATTTTTTATATAATGCAAAATTTGGATTTTTAAAAAAAGGAAATATTTTGAAAAAACCTGAGCTTTTATCACCTGCTGGGAATTTAGAAAAACTTAAAATTGCACTAAGTTATGGAGCTGATGCTGTATATGCAAGTGTAGGAGCTTTTTCCCTAAGGCAAAGAAGTGCAAAAGAATTTAGTAAAGAGACTTTTAGGGAGGGCGTTGAATTTACGCACAAAATGGGTAAAAAATTCTACGCCACTATAAATGGATTTCCATTTAATGCTCAGCTTGATAAGTTTAAAACCCATATTGAGTTTTTGAAGGATTTAGGCGTTGATGCCTTCATAATCGCAAGTCCAAGCATTATAAGCTTAGCTAAAAAAATATCTCCAGATACTGAAATTCATCTTTCAACACAAGCAAATGTTATGAATTATATGGATGCTCAAATTTATTATGATATGGGTGTAAAAAGAGTAGTTGTAGCTCGAGAAATAGGACTAAAAGATGTAATTTCAATAAAAGAAAAAGTGCCAAATTTAGATATTGAAATTTTTATTCATGGTTCTATGTGTTTTGCTTATAGTGGGAGATGCTTGATTTCAGCTTTGCAAAGTGGTAGATTTAGTAACCGTGGAAGTTGTGCAAATGATTGTAGATTTAATTATGAAATTTATGCTAAAAATGATGAAAGCGGTGCATTATTTAAGTTAAATGAAGATGAAAATGGCACTTATATAATGAACTCAAAAGATCTGAATTTAAGTTCTTACGTTGAAAAAATTATGCAAAGTGGAGCTGTTGATAGTTTTAAAATCGAGGGAAGAACAAAAAGCCAGTATTACGCCGCATGTGCAACAAATGCTTATAGAATGGCAATTGATGATGCACTTAGTGGCAGATTTAATGCTGAAATTTATCAAAAAGAACTTCATACTTTAAAAAATCGTGGTTTTACAGATGGATACTTAGTAAGTCGTCCATTTGAGAGAAAAGATACACAAAATTTTAACTCAACTTTGGAAGAAGGCACTCATCAAGTTTGTGCAATTACTTTAGATGGTGAGTTTTTTGATGTTAAATATAAAATTTCTAAAAACACACCTTATGAAATTTTGGTTCCAAAAGATAGCAAAATTGAAACAATTGAGAATGAAATAGGGAAAATTTATGAAAAATATGGTAAATTCTGGCTTGAATTTAAAGTTTTAAAAGCGAAAAATAACAAAGAATTTGATGAAATTCACAGCGGAAATTTAAATCAAATAATTTCGCCTGTAAAACTACCTAATTTCAGTTTTTTAAGAAAAGAAATAGAGTAAAAGAAAGGAAATATGATGAAATTTGTATCTATTATAATGGGAAGTGGAAGCGATTTAGACATTGCAAATGAAGCAGCTAAGGTGCTTGAAAGCTTTGGTGTGAAATATGAAATGATAGTAAGTTCTGCTCATAGAAGTCCTCAAAGAACGCATGATTATGTTATAGCAGCACAAAATAAAGGTTGTGAGGCTTTTATCTGCATTGCAGGAATGGCAGCTCATCTAGCAGGCGTGGTTGCATCACTTACAACAAAACCAGTTTTAGGAGTTCCAGCAGGTGGTGGAGCTTTGGGCGGGGTTGATTCACTTTACTCAACTGTTCAAATGCCAGGAGGTATTCCAGTTGCTACTTTTGCAGTTGGTAAAGCAGGTGCGAAAAATGCAGCTTATTTTGCAAGTCAAATTCTATCTTTAAGCAATGAAGAACTTGCTTTAAAAATTAAAAACGATAGAGCAAATATGGCAAAAAAAGTTTGTGAAGATTCAAGTAAAATTGAAATTATCTTGAAGGAAGATAAATGACATTTTCAAAAATAATTTTAACTTTGCAAGATTTTTGGCAAGCCCAAGGTTGCGTGATAGTTCAACCTTACGATATTCCTGCAGGAGCTGGGACTTTTCATCACGCAACTTTTTTAAGAAGTCTTGGTAAAAAGCCTTGGCGAGCAGCTTATGTGGCACCATCTAGACGTCCTGCAGATGGAAGATATGGTGAAAACCCAAATAGATTAGGTGCGTATTATCAATTTCAAGTTATTTTAAAACCAAGTCCTAGTAATATTCAAGAACTTTATTTAAAAAGTTTGGAAGCCATTGGTTTTAATCTTAAAAATCATGACATAAGATTTGTTGAAGACAATTGGGAGAGCCCAACTCTTGGAGCTTGGGGGCTTGGTTGGGAAGTTTGGCTTGATGGTATGGAGGTAACTCAATTTACTTATTTTCAACAAGTTGGAGGAATAGCTTGCGAGCCTATAAGTGGTGAGATAACTTATGGTTTGGAGCGACTTGCCATGTATTTACAAAACAAAGAAAATGTTTTTGACATAGTTTGGAATGAATTTAAAGGTGATGTAATAACTTATGGAGATGTTCATAAAAGAAGTGAGTATGAGTTTAGCAAATATAGTTTTGAAGTAGCTGATACAAATATGCTTTTTAAGTCTTTTGAAAGTGCTTATAATGAGTGTTTGAAAACTCTTAAAAAAGAATTATCTCTTCCTGCATATGATTACTGTATGCTTGCATCACACATATTTAATTTACTTGATGCAAGAGGTGCGATAAGTGTTACTCAAAGACAAGATTTTATTCTTAAAATAAGATATTTAGCAAAAGGGTGTGCTATTGTGTATGCAAGTAAAGATGATCCTAGCTTAAAAGAAAAATTTAGTGAGTATTTTACAGATGAAAATAGCTGAAATTTATCAAATTTTAGATGAGGTTGCACCTTTTGAAGCTCAAGAAAGCTGGGATAACTCAGGACTGCTTTTGGGAAATATGGACGATGAGTTTGATAAAATTTATGCAAGTATTGATTTAGACTCAAATTTGATTCAAAAAATAGAAAAAAACTCACTTGTTATAACTCACCATCCTTTAATTTTTAAAGGCTTAAAAAGTCTAAATCCTAGTGTTTATCCATCAAATTTAATTTATGAAATCATTAAAAAAGATATAAAGCTTATTTCAATGCACACAAATTTTGATAAATTTGTTTTAAATCAATTTGTAGCAAGTGAAATTTTAGGTTATAAAATCACTGAAATTCGTGATTTTTTAGTATTTTTTGAAGTTAATAAAATTTTCGATGAGTTTGCTAAAGAGATAAAACAAAAACTTAAAATTTCAAATTTAAGAGTTGTAAAGGCAAGCGAGTTTATAAAAATAGCTACGCTTTGTACTGGGAGTGGAGCTGATTTACTAGGAAGCTTTAAATCAGATTGTTTTTTAACTGGAGATTTAAAATACCATAGTGCACTTGAAAGCCTAGAAAATAAAATATCTTTAATTGATATAAATCACTTTGAAAGCGAAGCCTATTTTGGCCAGTCTTTAGCTAAAAATTTGCAAAAATACAATTTAAATATTATAATAACAAATTCAATTAATCCATTTTTATACATTTAAGAGGAAAATTTATGAACAAAAATTTAGAACAATTAATACAGCTATCAAATTTCGATAAAAATATTGATGGTTTTTCACCAAAAATCGCAGCTATCCAAAAAGAGCTTAATGATAAACAAAATGAAATTACAGAAGTTCAAAAAGAAGTTGAAAATTCAAATAAAGAGATAGAAGATTTAGCTGATGAGATAGAAAAAACTGACAATCATATAAAAGATTTAAACTCACAACTAAAAGCAGGTAGTAAAAAACACTCAGCTATAAAAACCGAAAAAGAGTTAAAATCACTTCAACTTGAAGAAGAGCTTACAAAAGATCAGTTAAGTTCTGCAAATGATGAGATAGAAAGACTTGAAAATTTGATGGAAAATAAAAAATCAAACCAAAATGAGCTTTTAGACAAAGAAAAAACACTAAAAGATGAGTTTGAAAATATTCAAAAAAATACAGAAGATGAGTTAAAAAACATAGAAAGCCAAAGAGAAAAATTTTATCTTGAAAAGGATAAACTTGTAAAAAAAATGGATCAAAAAATCATCTCTTTTTATGAAAAAATTAGAAAATGGGCAGGAAATACAGCTGTTGCAAAGGTTAAAAAACAAGCATGTTATGGCTGTTTTATGCATATAAATGATAAAACTTATAGTAATGTTATAAGATCTGATGAAATTGTAACTTGTCCAAATTGTGGAAGAATACTTTATAAAGATTTTAATGACGAAGAAAAATAGTGTTTTATAACTTATTTTCTTTTTTTATTTGGCTTTTTTTAACTCCTTTTATATTGGTTTTTTCATTTAAAAAAAAGTATAAAAAAAGCCTTCCCGCAAGATTTTTTCTATATAAAAATCCTCCACTAAAAAAAGTTGATGTGCATTTTCACGCTTGCAGTTTTGGGGAAATTTCAGCTCTCGAGATTCTAGCTTTAAAATTTGAAAGCTTTTCATTTACAACGACGACTGCAACAGGTTTTGAAAAGGCAAAAAGCCTAAATGAAAATACAAGATTTTTACCATTTGAATGTTTTATACCTTTTTGGCTTACAAAAAGTAAAGTTTTAGTTGTTTTTGAGGCTGAGCTTTGGTTGAATTTGGTAAAAACTGCTAAAAAAAATGGTTCTTATGTGATACTTTTAAACGCAAGAATTAGCGATAGATCATATAAAAGATATGAAAAATTTAAATTCTATTATAAAGAAATTTTTAAATACATTGATTTAGTATTAGCTCAAAGCAAGCTTGATAAAACTAGACTTTTAAATTTGGGAGCAAAAAACATAGAAGTTGTTGGAAATATAAAAAGTGCAAATTTTAAACTAGCAAGCAAAGACTATCCAAAATTTAGTGAGTTTTTAGTAACCATTGCAAGTACTCATGATGGCGAGGAAGAACTTATTTTAAATAATATAACGCCAAATAAAAATCAAAAATTTATAATCGCACCAAGGCATCCTGAAAGATTTTGTAAAGTAGCTAAAATTTGTGAAGATTTTGCTAAAAAATTTAATCTAAAATTTGAAAAATTTTCACAAAATTTAGGTTTTAAATCAAACATTATATTGCTTGATACAATGAACGAAGTTATAAATTTTTATAAAATAAGTGATGTTGTTATACTTGGAGGAAGCTTTATAGACGGTATTGGCGGACATAATCCAATAGAAATAGCTCAATTTAATAAGCCTTTAATAAATGGTTATTTTTATCATAACCAAAAGGCCTTGTTTGAACTAGTTGATGGTGTAAATTTTAGTGATTTATCAAATTTAAATGAGTTATTAAGTTTAAATTTGAGTAAAACAATGATTAAAAATAAAGCCGATTTACAAAGCATAGAAAATTTGATAAAAATAAAAATAAAGGAACAAAATGGCTGTTGAAAAAGCATATAAACTTTTAGCTTTGCAAGAAAATATCTCAAACAATGAAGCTAAGAACTTGATTGATAGCGGTTTAGTTTATTTAAGTGGCAAGAAAATAATTTTAGCAAGAGGGTTAGTTAATACAAGTGCAAAATTTAAAGTAACAAAATTAAAAAAACCAACTATTATTTTTGAAGATGAAAATATTTTGGCTATAAATAAACCTGAGTTTATAAATAGCTCAGATATTGAAAAAAAATATAAATTTCCACTTATTAATAGACTTGATAAAGAAACAAGCGGTGTTATACTCTTAGCTAAAAATGAGGAATTTAGACAAAAAGCCATACAAGAGTTTAAAAATTTAAATGTAAAAAAAACATATATTGCGATTGTAAGTGGTGTCGTTAGTGAAAAAATAGAAATTAATGATAAAATTTTAACTATAAAAAATAATAATTCAAAAGGTAGAAATGAAGCATTTTCTAAAATTTCAGATAATGGAAAAACCGCTCTTACTACAGTTTATCCATTTATGGTAAGTGGTAAAAAATCACTTGTTAAAATAGAGATTAAAACAGGCAGAACTCACCAAATAAGAGTGCATTTAGCTGCTTATGATCACGCTGTAATTGGCGATGAAAAGTATGCAAAACTAAGCTCAAAAAGACTTTTTTTACACTCATATAAAACTGAAATTTTAGGATATTCTTTTGTAGCTCCGCTTGATAATAGTTTTAACGAGTTTGGTTTTGAGATTTCAAAAGATATGAAATTTTAAGCAAATTTAAGAAAGTTTATTGTAAAATAAGCCCTTTGATTATATTTTAAAAGGTTAGATGTGTTTGTACAAATAGGTGAATCACTTAGATCAGCTGTAAATAAGCTTAGAATTGTTGATGATGAAAAGGCGCTTAAAAATGCCCTTGTAACGCTTAGAAAAGCACTTTTAAAATCAGATGTTCATCATAAAGTAACAAAAGATTTTGTTGCTATGATAGAAGATGATTTAAAAGAAAATGGCATCGGGCAAAAGCAGTTTTTAGACTCAATTAAAAAGAATTTAACAGATATTTTAACAGCTCCAGGAAATCAAGGATTTGTTTATTCAAGCAAGCCACCAACAGTTGTTCTTATGAGTGGACTTCAAGGTGGTGGTAAAACAACATCAACTGTCAAACTTGCAAATAACCTAAAACAAAAAAATAAAAAAGTATTAATAGCTGCTGCAGACTTACAAAGACTTGCTGCAGTTGAACAGTTAAAACAACTTTGCGAGGCAAATGAAATAGATCTTTTTTATATTGAAAATGAAAAAGACCCTGTTAAAGTTGCAAAAGAGGCTTTGCAAAAAGCTAAAAAAGAGCTTTATGATGTGCTTTTTGTAGATACTGCAGGAAGACTTGCAATAGATGAAGCTTTAATGAGCGAGTTAAAAGATGTTAAAAACGCCATAAATCCAGATGAAATTTTTTATGTAGCAGATGCTATGAGTGGACAAGATGGCGTTAGAACAGCTGATACATTTAATAAAGAACTTGGAATAACAGGGGTTATTTTAAGTAAATTTGATGCTGATACAAAAGGCGGAGTAGCTATTGGTATAGCTCATCAAATCGGAGTTCCTTTAAGATTTGTTGGAACAGGCGAAAAAGTAGCTGATATAGAGGGCTTTATACCTGATAGAATTGTCGGAAGAATCATGGGCGAGGGCGATCTTGCTACTTTAGTTGAAAAAACAAGTGCTGTTTTTAATGAAAAAGATGTAAAAGATATAACCAAAAAAATTAAAAAAGGGAAATTTACATTTAATGACTTTGTAAGTCAGCTTGAAAGTGTTAAAAAACTTGGAAATATGAAAAGTTTAATTGGAATGCTTCCAGGAATGGGAAATTTAGCTGAAAAAATAGGCGATATGGATTTAGAAAATTCAAAAGAAATAATTCATATAAAAGCTATGATTAGTTCTATGACACCAAAAGAAAGAGAAAATCCAGATTTGTTAAATAATTCAAGAAAAAGAAGAATTGCTGCAGGAGCTGGCCTAACACAGATGGAAGTTAATAAATTTATAAAGCAATTTACAAATGCCTCAAAACTAGCAAAAAAACTTACAAATAAAGGTGGCATTCGCGGAATGGCATCTTTAATGCAAGGCGGACAAAAATTTCCGGGATAATTTCTCGGAAAGTTTTATTATGAATAAATCTTTTATTTATAATAAAGCTTATATTAAAATTAACAAGGAGAAAAAATATGGCAACAGTTGTAAGACTAACAAAAATAGGTCGTAAAAAAAGACCATTTTATCGTATAGTTGTAACAGATAGTAGAAAAAGAAGAGATGGTGGATATATAGAGAGCATTGGTTATTATGATCCTATGGCAAATCCTGAAGTTGTTAAATTTGACGCTGAAAGATTACAGTATTGGAAAAGCGTTGGAGCAAAACTTAGTGAACGTGTAGAGAGAATAACCAAATAGAGCTAGAAATGGTTGAAGAATTTATCAGACAATATGCTTTACTTATATGCGAGTATCCAGAAAAAATAAAAATAGAAAAAGTAAAAATTGATGATAATTTTTATGAAATTATCATTTACGCAGATAAAACTGATACTGGAAAACTCATAGGTAAAAATGGTCAAATGATAAACGCCATAAGAACTGTTGTTCTTGGCTATAAAGCTAAAGATGCAGCTTCTTATAAATTTAGTGTAAAAGCCCTAGAAGAGTAGTTTTATGAGTGAGCTTCTTACAGTCGCCAAAATTGGTAAAACTATAGGACTAAGAGGAGCTTTAAAACTACATAATAAGAGCGACTTTGTCTCACAATTTAAAAAAAATGCTAAATTTTTTTTAAGTGATGGCACCATACTTGAAATTTTATCTTACAATAGTGCTAGCTCACAAGTAATTTTTAAAGATTATGAAAGTATAGAGCTTGCTTCAAATTTGGTAAATAAATTTCTTTATCAAAGCATTGAAGCTACTAGAAAAAATTGTAAATTAAAAAAAGATGAGTATTTCTACTTTGATATAATAGGTCTTGAAGTTATAGAAAACGGTGAAACCTTAGGAAAAGTTGTGGATATTTTAGAAGTTGGAGCAAATTTTTTATTTGAGATAAAAACTGATGAAAAGTTAGTGAGCCAAGGATTTACAAAAAACTTTTTTGTTCCATATATTGATGAATATTTAGATAAAATTTCAATCCAAACAAAACAAATTTTTACAAAAAATGCAAAACTTATTTTAAAAGAGTCATGAAATTTAACTTTATAACTCTTTTTGAAAATCTTATAAAACCTTATTTTGATGATTCTATACTAAAAAGAGCTTTGGATAAAAATCTTTTTGAAGTTAGTTTTATAAATCCAAGAGATTTTAGTAAAGACAAGCATAAAAAAGTTGATGATTATATGATAGGTGGTGGAGCTGGACTTTTAATGGGCATCCAGCCATTAAGTGATACAATTTTAAATGTAAAAAATAAAAATCCCAACACTCATATAATTTACCTAACTCCAGTTGGCAAAAAATTTACTCAAAAAGATGCAAAAAGACTTTCAAAAAAAGATAATATTACTTTTATTTGCGGACGTTATGAAGGTATAGATGAAAGAGTTATAGAAAAATATGTAAATGAGGTATTTTGTATTGGAGATTTTATCATGACAGGCGGAGAACTTGGAGCTTTATGTATGTGTGATGCAATTTGTAGAAACATAAATGGAGTTTTAGGAAATGCCAATTCACTTGAAGTTGAAAGTTTTGAAAATTCACTTTTAGAAGCACCATCTTTTACAAAACCAAATATTTTTGAAAATTTACCTGTGCCTTCAGAGTTTTTAAAGGGAAATCACGGTAAAATATCAGCTTTAAAAAATCAAATGGCGAGATTAAAGACAAACTATTTTCGCCCTGACTTAAAGGACAATCATGAGAAATAAATATATACAAGCTTTTGAAGAAGCTCAAATTTCTAAAAGAAGTATTCCTGAATTTCGTGCGGGCGATACTTTAAGAGTTGCTATAAGAATTACTGAAGGTGAAAAAACAAGAATTCAAAACTTTGAGGGTATTTGCATAGCTAAAAGAGGAACTGGAACAGGCAAGACTTTTATAATCCGCAAAATCGGTGCAAATAACGTCGGTGTTGAGAGAATTTTCCCACTTTATGGTGAAAACCTCGAAGAGATAAAAGTTTTAAGACATGGAAAAGTTAGAAGAGCAAAACTATTCTATTTAAGAGATAGAAGAGGTAAAGCTGCAAAAATTAAAGAGCTTAGAAAATAATCAAAAATAAAAGAGTTATAACTCTTTTATTGACTTAAATCAACAACTACAACAAAATAAAAGTTATAATATCCTATAAATTTAAAAAAGGATATTGTAATGCAGATTTATAAATTTAACAAAACTGAATTTGATGGTGTTAATGCTAAGCTTTTATATGAAGATAAATTTTCAAAAGAAATTTGTCTTAGTATGGCAAAAAACAGCTTTATGAAGGAGCATTTTGCTCCAAGCCCTATAAAAGTTCAGGTTTTAAAAGGTAGTATCGAGTTTGGCGTTGATAATGAAAAAGTTATTTTAAGCCAGTTTGATATGATAGCTCTTGATTCTATGGTTAAGCACTCTTTAAAAGCCAACGAAGATAGCATAATAAGACTGAGCCTATCTTTAAATGATACTTTTTCAAGAGTTAAAGAAGTATTAAATAAATAAATTTTATCATATTTTAAAAATATATAAAAATCATTAATCAATAACCATTATAATTTCACTAAAAAATAATATAAGGTGGATTATGATCTTACAAGATATAAAAAAAGAAGTAAGTAAGGTGGTTGTTGGTCAAGATGAACTTATTAATGCTTTACTTATAGGTCTT from Campylobacter ureolyticus includes:
- the rplS gene encoding 50S ribosomal protein L19 — translated: MRNKYIQAFEEAQISKRSIPEFRAGDTLRVAIRITEGEKTRIQNFEGICIAKRGTGTGKTFIIRKIGANNVGVERIFPLYGENLEEIKVLRHGKVRRAKLFYLRDRRGKAAKIKELRK
- a CDS encoding cupin domain-containing protein; this translates as MQIYKFNKTEFDGVNAKLLYEDKFSKEICLSMAKNSFMKEHFAPSPIKVQVLKGSIEFGVDNEKVILSQFDMIALDSMVKHSLKANEDSIIRLSLSLNDTFSRVKEVLNK